In one window of Marinobacter salsuginis DNA:
- the dnaG gene encoding DNA primase, with protein MSGLIPQQFVENLLDRIDLAELIGSRITLKKAGANYKACCPFHDEKTPSFNVRPDKGFYHCFGCGAHGDAISFVREFEGLGFTEAVEELAKRVGLEVPYDRAAKQEMQQARTLTDALDFATRFYQSALKGQQGAYARDYLKQRGLNNAIIEQYQVGYAPSTGTALFDAASKDLQGPLIETGTVSDKYGRPRDLFRNRVMFPIRNTRGRTVAFGGRTLGDDKAKYINSPESDVFHKSREIYGLFEAKQAIRQLDKLLVVEGYMDVIALAQHGIHYAVATLGTATNQDSLQALLKQVRHIVFCFDGDQAGFRAADKAMENALELMADGLHLQFLMLPQGEDPDTLVRKEGAQAFQKRIEGATPLSRYLFDRQSEGLDLQLPEHRGELRARVEPLLNKMPRSTLRDAMWHEMLRLCGGRNQWQNRQQGQKGRWNGERRDRVSEDRIDVKLSKDSILCLALLEAPDLATEVTDLARSSRQFNQARNFAEWILASDIRDRKTLVRGMALDSAARERFYHLFDGIEHIPARESTLAAARELLSPNEEAARQQRLATLLRNLSNLTSEERQELRALSGGTGD; from the coding sequence ATGAGCGGACTGATCCCTCAACAGTTTGTTGAAAACCTGCTGGATCGTATCGATCTGGCGGAGCTGATCGGTTCCCGCATTACGCTCAAGAAAGCCGGGGCCAACTACAAGGCCTGCTGCCCGTTCCACGACGAGAAAACGCCCTCGTTCAACGTCCGGCCAGACAAAGGCTTTTACCATTGTTTCGGATGCGGCGCCCACGGCGATGCCATCAGCTTCGTCAGGGAGTTTGAAGGCCTGGGATTTACCGAAGCGGTTGAGGAGCTGGCCAAACGAGTGGGGCTTGAAGTCCCCTATGACCGGGCGGCAAAGCAGGAAATGCAGCAGGCGCGGACTTTAACCGACGCGCTGGACTTTGCCACCCGTTTCTATCAATCGGCACTCAAGGGTCAGCAAGGCGCCTACGCCCGGGACTATCTGAAACAACGGGGACTGAATAACGCCATCATTGAGCAGTATCAGGTGGGGTATGCCCCCTCAACCGGTACCGCCCTGTTTGATGCCGCCAGCAAGGACCTGCAAGGCCCGCTGATTGAAACAGGGACGGTGTCTGACAAATACGGCAGGCCAAGAGATCTGTTCCGCAACCGGGTCATGTTCCCGATCCGTAACACCCGCGGCAGAACCGTTGCCTTTGGTGGGCGCACGCTTGGTGACGACAAGGCAAAATACATCAACTCTCCGGAGTCAGATGTATTCCACAAGAGTCGCGAGATTTACGGGCTTTTCGAAGCCAAGCAGGCCATCCGGCAGTTAGACAAGCTGCTGGTGGTTGAGGGTTACATGGACGTGATCGCCCTCGCCCAACACGGCATTCACTATGCAGTTGCGACACTGGGCACCGCGACGAATCAGGACAGTCTGCAGGCACTGTTAAAGCAGGTCAGGCACATAGTGTTCTGCTTCGACGGCGACCAGGCCGGCTTCCGGGCCGCCGACAAGGCCATGGAAAACGCGCTGGAACTGATGGCCGACGGCCTGCACCTGCAGTTTCTGATGCTGCCTCAGGGCGAGGATCCGGACACCCTGGTGCGCAAGGAGGGAGCGCAGGCGTTCCAGAAGCGCATTGAAGGCGCAACACCTCTGTCGCGGTACCTGTTCGACCGGCAGAGTGAAGGACTGGACCTGCAGCTGCCGGAACACCGGGGCGAACTGCGAGCCAGGGTTGAACCCCTGCTGAACAAAATGCCCAGAAGCACCCTTCGGGATGCCATGTGGCACGAAATGCTGCGCCTTTGCGGTGGCCGGAACCAGTGGCAGAACCGCCAGCAGGGACAGAAAGGCCGGTGGAACGGCGAGCGAAGGGACCGGGTTTCCGAAGATCGGATTGATGTAAAGCTCAGCAAGGACAGCATTCTGTGCCTTGCCCTGCTGGAAGCACCAGACCTGGCCACTGAAGTGACCGACTTGGCCCGCAGCTCCCGGCAATTCAATCAGGCCCGGAATTTTGCCGAGTGGATTCTGGCAAGCGACATTCGGGACCGGAAAACGCTGGTGCGCGGGATGGCGCTTGATTCAGCCGCTCGCGAGCGGTTTTACCACCTGTTTGACGGGATCGAGCACATTCCGGCAAGGGAAAGCACCTTGGCAGCCGCCCGAGAGCTGCTGAGCCCGAATGAAGAGGCTGCCCGCCAGCAAAGGCTTGCCACACTATTGAGAAACCTGTCCAACCTCACGAGCGAGGAACGACAGGAGCTGAGAGCCCTGAGTGGTGGCACCGGGGACTAG
- the rpsU gene encoding 30S ribosomal protein S21 yields the protein MPAVKVKENEPFDVALRRFKRSCEKAGVLSEVRRREHYEKPTAVRKRKAAAAVKRHLKKLQREQRKFERLY from the coding sequence ATGCCAGCTGTTAAAGTGAAAGAGAATGAGCCGTTTGACGTAGCACTGCGTCGCTTCAAGCGTTCCTGCGAAAAAGCGGGTGTACTTTCTGAAGTACGTCGTCGCGAGCACTACGAGAAGCCGACCGCTGTTCGTAAGCGCAAAGCAGCCGCTGCCGTTAAGCGTCATCTCAAGAAGCTTCAGCGGGAACAGCGCAAGTTCGAGCGTCTGTACTGA
- the tsaD gene encoding tRNA (adenosine(37)-N6)-threonylcarbamoyltransferase complex transferase subunit TsaD — MLILGIETSCDETGVALYDTEAGLLGHALFSQIDMHADYGGVVPELASRDHVRKLLPLCDQVLSDAGKRRSDIEGIAYTAGPGLVGALMVGGSVAHALGFALGVPVLGVHHMEGHLLAPMLEDNPPGFPFVALLVSGGHTQLVRVDGIGEYEMLGESVDDAAGEAFDKTAKMLGLDYPGGPRVAALAEKGTEGRYRFPRPMTDRPGLDFSFSGLKTFTLNTVNAAREAGGLDEQTRADIALAFEAAVVDTLTIKCRRALEQTGCKRLVIAGGVSANKRLRAGLEKMTAKLKANVFYARPEFCTDNGAMIAYAGAQRMSAGQQDGERIVAVPRWPMNTLPPINEPRSTGLVD, encoded by the coding sequence ATGCTGATTCTAGGTATCGAGACGTCCTGTGATGAGACCGGCGTGGCGCTGTATGACACCGAAGCGGGATTGCTGGGACATGCCCTGTTCAGTCAGATCGACATGCACGCCGATTACGGGGGGGTCGTGCCTGAGCTGGCGTCCCGGGATCACGTTCGAAAGCTGCTGCCCTTGTGCGACCAGGTACTATCAGACGCGGGCAAACGTCGGTCAGATATAGAGGGTATTGCCTACACTGCAGGCCCTGGATTGGTGGGCGCCCTGATGGTTGGCGGCTCGGTGGCCCATGCCCTGGGTTTTGCCCTGGGTGTTCCTGTTCTGGGCGTGCACCACATGGAAGGGCATCTGCTGGCCCCCATGTTGGAAGACAACCCGCCCGGATTTCCGTTCGTCGCATTGCTGGTCTCTGGTGGCCACACCCAACTGGTCAGGGTTGATGGCATTGGCGAGTACGAGATGCTGGGCGAATCGGTGGACGATGCCGCCGGTGAAGCCTTTGACAAGACTGCCAAGATGCTCGGCTTGGACTATCCGGGTGGCCCTCGGGTGGCGGCGCTCGCGGAAAAGGGAACCGAAGGCCGTTACCGGTTCCCCAGGCCAATGACCGACCGGCCCGGGTTGGATTTCAGCTTCAGCGGCCTGAAAACCTTCACCCTCAACACCGTCAATGCTGCACGGGAGGCAGGCGGGCTGGATGAGCAGACCCGGGCGGATATCGCCCTGGCGTTTGAAGCTGCTGTGGTTGATACACTGACTATCAAGTGCCGTCGGGCCCTGGAGCAGACAGGTTGCAAGCGTCTGGTCATTGCCGGGGGTGTCAGTGCCAACAAGCGCCTTCGGGCGGGCCTGGAGAAAATGACTGCCAAGCTCAAGGCCAACGTGTTCTATGCCCGGCCAGAATTCTGCACGGATAACGGTGCAATGATCGCCTACGCTGGCGCCCAGCGCATGAGTGCTGGCCAACAGGACGGTGAGCGGATTGTGGCTGTGCCCAGATGGCCAATGAACACGCTGCCACCGATCAACGAACCGCGATCCACCGGTCTGGTGGACTGA
- the plsY gene encoding glycerol-3-phosphate 1-O-acyltransferase PlsY has translation MLLSDPVLTVLLCAAAYVAGSVLFALPVCQLWKLPDPRAQGSGNPGATNVYRTGGWPPALLTLALDAAKGWLPVWLAHAAGLSVMVQAVVALCAVTGHMIPMFYRFKGGKGVATALGAGLALAPVTTLMMAAIWMLVIWRWRISALASLVAIISGPLISAFLEPETLPLFGLLALLIVVRHRNNLIRLAQGREAGL, from the coding sequence ATGCTTCTCAGTGACCCGGTGTTAACGGTTTTACTCTGCGCCGCCGCGTATGTGGCAGGCTCGGTGTTGTTTGCGCTGCCGGTATGCCAACTCTGGAAACTGCCAGACCCGCGGGCCCAGGGCTCCGGCAACCCCGGTGCCACCAACGTCTACCGCACAGGCGGTTGGCCGCCAGCACTGCTGACTCTGGCACTGGATGCGGCCAAAGGCTGGCTTCCCGTATGGCTGGCTCATGCCGCCGGCCTTTCGGTAATGGTTCAGGCCGTCGTTGCCCTTTGCGCCGTCACCGGCCACATGATCCCGATGTTTTATCGTTTCAAGGGTGGAAAAGGGGTTGCAACCGCACTTGGGGCCGGCCTTGCCCTGGCTCCGGTTACAACGTTGATGATGGCCGCTATCTGGATGCTGGTGATCTGGCGCTGGCGCATCTCAGCTCTCGCCTCCCTGGTGGCGATTATCAGTGGCCCGTTGATCAGCGCCTTCCTTGAACCGGAAACCCTGCCCCTGTTCGGTCTGCTCGCCCTGCTGATTGTGGTTCGCCATCGGAACAATCTGATCCGGTTGGCCCAGGGACGCGAAGCCGGGCTCTAG
- a CDS encoding dihydroneopterin aldolase has product MADTVLIEGLVVETVVGVYDWEREVTQSLVIDLEMAWDNRVPGKTDEVADALDYAAVSTRVESCLQTLRPKLLEYGAEVLAKTLQDEFGISWLRLAIRKPGAVPAAKAVGVQIERGEKTETGAR; this is encoded by the coding sequence TTGGCAGACACCGTATTGATCGAAGGCCTGGTTGTGGAGACTGTGGTCGGAGTTTACGACTGGGAGCGGGAAGTCACCCAGAGCCTGGTGATTGATCTGGAAATGGCCTGGGATAACCGGGTGCCGGGCAAGACCGACGAAGTTGCTGACGCTCTGGATTACGCGGCTGTGAGTACCCGGGTCGAGTCCTGCCTGCAGACGCTCAGGCCGAAACTGCTTGAGTATGGGGCGGAAGTTCTGGCCAAAACCCTGCAGGATGAATTCGGCATAAGCTGGCTGCGACTGGCTATCCGCAAGCCTGGCGCTGTACCTGCAGCAAAGGCGGTGGGCGTGCAGATCGAACGGGGAGAGAAAACTGAGACAGGAGCACGTTAA
- the folK gene encoding 2-amino-4-hydroxy-6-hydroxymethyldihydropteridine diphosphokinase, which translates to MAAAARVYISIGSNVDRERYVTAALDALSGWFGELVISPVYDSEAVGFDGSPFLNLVVGVDTSLSVAELSQRFKQLEADNGRRRDVPKFSARTLDLDILTYGDAVGRIDGVELPRGEILKNAFVLRPLADIAPEEVHPVCGKSYGQLWREYSTGQRLWPVDFNWQGRQISSAAG; encoded by the coding sequence ATGGCAGCGGCCGCCCGGGTATACATCAGCATTGGCAGCAATGTGGACAGGGAGCGCTACGTCACTGCGGCACTTGATGCCCTGTCTGGGTGGTTTGGCGAGCTGGTTATCTCCCCGGTCTACGACAGCGAGGCTGTCGGATTTGACGGTTCTCCGTTCTTGAACCTCGTGGTGGGCGTAGATACGTCCTTGTCGGTTGCCGAACTGTCACAGCGTTTCAAACAGTTGGAAGCCGACAACGGCCGGCGTCGGGATGTCCCGAAATTTAGCGCGCGGACCCTTGATCTGGATATTCTCACCTATGGTGACGCGGTCGGCCGGATAGATGGCGTCGAGCTGCCCAGAGGGGAAATCCTGAAAAACGCTTTCGTGCTGCGGCCGCTCGCCGACATCGCGCCGGAGGAGGTGCATCCGGTGTGCGGTAAATCCTACGGCCAGTTGTGGCGGGAATACAGCACCGGCCAGCGGCTCTGGCCGGTAGATTTCAACTGGCAAGGGCGGCAGATCTCAAGCGCTGCCGGCTGA
- the pgi gene encoding glucose-6-phosphate isomerase produces MPAHPAVLTSKPEWQTLKEHRERLEGVLMKDLFDKDPGRAKRYFIEGAGLSLDFSKNRLTDEVLEALLALASSCDLEARRGALLQGERVNITEDRPALHTALRHPGNEAIMIDGEDVVAVVQSTLDRMETLVNDVLHQRRTGYTGKPFTDVVSIGIGGSYLGPKLVSEALQPYAQSGIRCHYVANIDGTEICETLRQVNPETTLFLIQSKSFRTQETLENSKVARQWFLDRCGDEQAVSRHFMAVTANVPAAQDFGVDSDNVFPMWDWVGGRYSLWSAIGLPIAFRVGMANFRALLAGAHAMDQHFREAPLAENLPVVMAMLGVWYNNFWGAETHAILPYDHYLRSLPDHLQQLDMESNGKSVTQAGDTLGWQSGPVIWGGVGANGQHAYHQLIHQGTRLIPADFIIPLKSHNPVATHHADLFANCLSQSRAMMAGKSLEEARSELKAEGRDESEIEQLAPHKVIPGNKPSNTLTMEKVTPETVGALIALYEHRTFVQGVIWDVDSFDQWGVELGKQLGKGILPRLLGDEGGNQASDSSTDHLIERFRSAGSA; encoded by the coding sequence ATGCCCGCACATCCTGCAGTACTGACCTCGAAACCCGAATGGCAGACACTGAAGGAGCACAGGGAACGCCTGGAAGGCGTTTTGATGAAGGATCTGTTCGATAAAGATCCGGGGCGGGCAAAGCGCTATTTTATCGAGGGAGCAGGTCTGTCACTGGATTTTTCCAAGAACCGGCTTACGGATGAGGTGTTGGAGGCACTGTTGGCTCTGGCCAGCAGCTGCGACCTGGAAGCCAGGCGGGGGGCCCTGTTGCAGGGGGAGCGGGTCAACATTACCGAAGATCGCCCTGCCCTGCATACCGCCCTGCGCCATCCCGGCAACGAGGCCATCATGATAGACGGCGAGGACGTGGTCGCCGTGGTACAGAGCACTCTCGATCGCATGGAAACACTGGTAAACGACGTTCTGCACCAACGTCGCACCGGATACACCGGCAAGCCTTTCACCGATGTAGTGAGCATCGGTATCGGCGGCTCCTATCTGGGCCCAAAGCTGGTCAGCGAAGCCCTTCAGCCCTACGCCCAGTCTGGTATCCGCTGCCATTACGTGGCCAACATCGACGGCACAGAGATTTGTGAGACCCTTCGCCAGGTAAACCCGGAAACCACCCTTTTCCTCATCCAGTCGAAGTCCTTCCGTACGCAGGAAACGCTGGAGAACAGCAAGGTGGCGCGACAGTGGTTTCTGGACCGCTGCGGTGATGAACAGGCTGTCTCGCGGCATTTCATGGCAGTGACCGCCAACGTACCCGCGGCACAGGACTTCGGCGTTGATTCGGACAACGTTTTCCCGATGTGGGATTGGGTAGGCGGACGTTACTCGCTCTGGTCTGCCATCGGACTTCCCATTGCCTTCCGTGTTGGCATGGCCAACTTCCGGGCTCTGCTGGCCGGCGCCCATGCCATGGATCAGCACTTTCGTGAAGCGCCACTGGCGGAAAATCTGCCTGTCGTCATGGCCATGCTTGGCGTCTGGTACAACAACTTCTGGGGTGCCGAGACCCACGCAATCCTGCCCTACGATCACTACCTTCGCAGCCTGCCGGACCACCTCCAGCAGCTGGACATGGAAAGCAATGGCAAGAGCGTGACCCAGGCCGGCGATACCCTGGGCTGGCAATCCGGACCGGTCATCTGGGGTGGGGTCGGCGCCAATGGCCAGCACGCCTATCACCAATTGATCCACCAGGGCACCCGACTGATTCCGGCGGATTTCATCATCCCCCTGAAATCCCACAATCCGGTGGCTACCCATCACGCAGACCTGTTTGCCAACTGCCTGAGCCAGTCCCGGGCCATGATGGCCGGCAAATCACTGGAAGAAGCCAGGTCTGAGCTGAAAGCAGAAGGGCGGGACGAAAGCGAGATTGAGCAGCTTGCGCCCCACAAGGTCATCCCCGGCAATAAGCCGAGCAATACCCTGACCATGGAAAAGGTTACCCCGGAGACCGTGGGAGCCCTGATCGCGCTCTACGAACACCGCACCTTTGTTCAGGGGGTAATCTGGGATGTAGATTCATTCGACCAGTGGGGCGTGGAACTAGGCAAACAACTGGGCAAGGGTATTTTGCCGCGACTGCTTGGGGATGAAGGAGGCAACCAGGCCAGCGACAGCTCGACCGATCACCTTATTGAGCGGTTCCGCTCAGCCGGCAGCGCTTGA
- the panC gene encoding pantoate--beta-alanine ligase, with amino-acid sequence MRTVHSLKELRTILRGYRQQGKTIGLVPTMGNLHEGHISLVRKAAEMADVVVTSIFVNPMQFGAGEDLDTYPRTLAEDQEKLASAGNTLVFAPAAEEIYPEGLAKQTQVIVPDVSDGHCGASRPGHFEGVATVVTMLFNMVQPDFAVFGEKDFQQLAVIRKMVRDLMIPVDVVGAPTVREDDGLAKSSRNGYLTAQERQIAPAVHQALQATATKINDGRTDFQALESEAEQSLGDAGLRPDYFNIVNSQTLKPATPEDREITILAAAFLGKTRLIDNLSLTR; translated from the coding sequence ATGAGAACCGTACATTCCCTGAAAGAACTGAGAACCATCCTCCGCGGCTATCGCCAGCAGGGAAAAACCATCGGCCTGGTTCCCACCATGGGCAACCTGCACGAAGGTCATATTTCACTGGTTCGCAAGGCGGCTGAAATGGCGGATGTGGTGGTAACCAGCATCTTCGTGAATCCGATGCAGTTCGGAGCCGGCGAAGACCTGGATACCTACCCGAGAACGCTAGCCGAAGACCAGGAAAAGCTCGCTTCCGCCGGAAACACCCTGGTATTCGCGCCCGCCGCCGAAGAAATCTACCCGGAAGGCCTGGCGAAGCAGACCCAGGTTATTGTGCCTGATGTCAGCGATGGCCACTGCGGTGCCAGCCGGCCAGGTCACTTTGAGGGTGTAGCCACGGTGGTTACCATGTTGTTTAACATGGTTCAGCCAGACTTTGCCGTATTTGGCGAGAAGGATTTCCAGCAACTCGCCGTGATCCGGAAAATGGTCAGGGACCTGATGATTCCGGTGGACGTGGTGGGCGCCCCCACGGTGAGAGAGGACGATGGGCTGGCGAAAAGCTCACGTAATGGTTACCTGACAGCTCAGGAGCGGCAGATTGCGCCGGCGGTCCACCAGGCCCTGCAGGCCACAGCGACCAAGATCAACGATGGTCGTACAGATTTCCAGGCACTGGAAAGCGAAGCTGAGCAGAGTCTCGGGGATGCTGGTCTCAGGCCGGACTACTTCAACATCGTCAACAGCCAGACCCTCAAGCCGGCCACACCGGAGGACAGGGAGATTACTATTCTGGCAGCAGCCTTCCTGGGCAAAACCCGCTTGATCGACAACCTGTCCCTTACCCGATAA
- the panB gene encoding 3-methyl-2-oxobutanoate hydroxymethyltransferase: MAVTINTLREFKQKGEAFAALTSYDATFSQVVSEAGVHVILIGDSLGMVLQGHDSTLPVTMDQMVYHVSCVAKGNRGSLIMADMPFMSYGTVETAMENAAELMRAGAHMVKLEGTDWMKETITALTERAVPVCAHLGLTPQFVNKFGGYKVQGRDEKAAEMMIEHACELEAAGADVILLECVPAPLAARIAQAIKAPVIGIGAGPDTDGQILVLHDMLGITTGRKPRFVKNFLAETDSIQEALQAYVKAVGERTFPAEEHTFKA; this comes from the coding sequence ATGGCTGTTACCATCAATACCCTGCGTGAGTTCAAGCAGAAGGGCGAAGCCTTCGCTGCCCTTACCTCCTACGACGCCACCTTTTCTCAGGTGGTCAGCGAAGCGGGCGTTCACGTCATCCTGATTGGCGATTCCCTGGGCATGGTACTCCAGGGGCACGACAGCACTCTGCCGGTCACCATGGATCAAATGGTGTATCACGTCAGCTGCGTGGCCAAAGGCAACCGCGGGTCCCTGATCATGGCAGACATGCCCTTTATGAGTTACGGCACCGTTGAGACTGCCATGGAAAATGCCGCCGAACTGATGCGGGCAGGCGCCCACATGGTAAAACTTGAGGGCACGGACTGGATGAAAGAGACCATTACCGCCCTGACCGAACGGGCCGTGCCCGTATGTGCGCATCTTGGCCTGACGCCGCAGTTCGTCAATAAATTTGGCGGCTACAAGGTGCAGGGCCGCGACGAAAAGGCGGCCGAAATGATGATCGAGCATGCCTGCGAACTGGAGGCAGCCGGCGCCGATGTCATCCTTCTGGAATGCGTCCCCGCGCCTCTGGCGGCGCGAATCGCCCAGGCCATCAAAGCACCGGTCATTGGAATAGGCGCAGGCCCGGACACTGACGGCCAGATTCTTGTCCTGCACGACATGCTGGGCATTACCACTGGCCGCAAGCCGCGGTTCGTGAAGAACTTCCTGGCAGAGACAGATTCAATACAGGAAGCCCTGCAGGCCTACGTGAAAGCCGTGGGCGAGCGCACATTCCCCGCTGAGGAGCATACGTTCAAGGCATGA
- the folK gene encoding 2-amino-4-hydroxy-6-hydroxymethyldihydropteridine diphosphokinase, which translates to MMTDVFIGLGSNLKDPAAQLARAVSALANLPETVLVAQSPFYASRPVGPQDQPDFVNGAAWLRTSLAPHQLLDELQEIEHKHGRERLRHWGPRTLDLDILLFGNQVLDDDRLTIPHRELRNRDFALQPLMDLKADLALPDGTAISKLRSQCPDNGLRKLPPADYP; encoded by the coding sequence ATGATGACAGACGTCTTTATCGGTCTTGGCAGCAATCTGAAAGACCCTGCAGCCCAACTGGCCCGGGCAGTCTCTGCCCTGGCTAACCTACCGGAGACGGTTCTGGTGGCCCAATCGCCCTTTTATGCCAGCCGCCCGGTGGGGCCCCAGGACCAGCCTGACTTTGTTAATGGGGCCGCGTGGTTAAGGACATCCCTGGCGCCACACCAGCTTCTTGACGAACTGCAGGAAATTGAACACAAGCACGGCCGGGAGCGGCTTCGGCACTGGGGGCCCCGCACGCTCGATCTGGACATACTGCTGTTCGGCAACCAGGTACTCGACGATGATCGCCTCACCATTCCTCATCGAGAGTTACGGAACCGCGACTTTGCGCTCCAACCCCTAATGGACCTGAAGGCCGACCTCGCTCTGCCGGATGGCACCGCCATTTCCAAGCTGCGCAGCCAATGCCCCGACAACGGCTTGCGCAAGCTTCCGCCGGCGGATTACCCTTAA
- the pcnB gene encoding polynucleotide adenylyltransferase PcnB → MPKRLVEKLRSFMPGNGKKKARTYQRREIPRDQHNVSRSVISEPAKKVLHRLNKSGYEAYLVGGGVRDILLGGKPKDFDIATNATPEEVHDLFRNSRLIGRRFRIVHVVFGREVIEVTTFRGNATEADTDTDDDDRRTNEHGLLLRDNVYGNQEEDALRRDFTVNALYYCIRDFTVIDFANGIEDLRNRQLRLIGDPETRYREDPVRMLRAIRFAAKLGFDIEPETEAPIGELAPLLTHIPPARLFDEVLKLFSAGHGEATYDLLTRYNLLEPLFPETVRAIQAGEPDELIRQALRNTDARIAQGKSVTPYFLFAAMLWPALQAEWHRRQDNGDPVQPALHGAIGKVIGRQVQATSIPKRFSGPMKEIWELQMRLPRRQGKRAFATMSHPRFRAAYDFLLVREASGEIEPGLGQWWTEFQQEDERGQERMLSQLSSDAPKKRRRRRKPVKRPAQ, encoded by the coding sequence ATGCCTAAACGACTCGTCGAAAAACTCCGTTCCTTTATGCCCGGCAACGGAAAGAAGAAAGCCCGCACCTACCAGCGACGGGAAATTCCCCGGGACCAACACAATGTCTCACGCTCGGTGATCAGCGAGCCTGCAAAGAAAGTCCTGCATCGTCTGAACAAATCGGGCTATGAAGCCTACCTTGTAGGCGGCGGCGTCAGGGATATCCTGCTGGGTGGAAAGCCCAAGGATTTCGACATTGCCACCAATGCCACGCCGGAGGAAGTTCACGACCTGTTCCGCAATTCCCGGCTGATCGGACGCCGGTTCCGGATTGTCCACGTGGTGTTTGGCCGCGAGGTGATTGAGGTAACGACCTTCCGGGGCAACGCCACGGAAGCGGATACCGACACCGATGATGACGATCGCAGGACCAATGAACACGGTCTGCTGCTGCGCGACAATGTCTACGGCAACCAGGAAGAGGATGCCCTGCGGCGCGACTTTACCGTCAATGCCCTATACTACTGCATCCGCGACTTCACCGTTATCGACTTTGCCAACGGCATCGAAGATCTGCGCAACCGGCAACTGCGTCTGATTGGCGACCCGGAAACCCGCTACCGGGAAGACCCGGTGCGTATGCTTCGTGCTATTCGCTTTGCCGCCAAACTGGGCTTCGATATTGAACCGGAAACCGAAGCGCCAATCGGTGAGTTAGCCCCTCTGTTAACCCATATCCCGCCCGCGCGCCTGTTTGATGAAGTACTCAAACTGTTCTCCGCAGGCCACGGTGAAGCCACTTACGATCTACTGACCCGTTACAACCTGCTGGAGCCCCTGTTTCCGGAGACGGTCAGAGCCATTCAGGCCGGAGAGCCGGACGAGCTTATTCGCCAGGCCCTGAGAAACACCGATGCCCGGATTGCCCAGGGCAAGTCGGTCACGCCCTATTTCCTCTTTGCCGCCATGCTCTGGCCTGCGCTGCAGGCAGAATGGCACCGCAGGCAGGATAACGGTGACCCGGTCCAGCCCGCCCTGCACGGTGCCATTGGCAAGGTGATTGGCCGCCAGGTTCAGGCGACATCGATTCCCAAGCGCTTCTCCGGCCCCATGAAGGAAATCTGGGAACTACAGATGCGCCTGCCCCGGCGCCAGGGCAAGCGGGCTTTTGCCACCATGAGCCACCCGCGGTTTCGCGCGGCTTACGATTTCCTGCTGGTTAGAGAGGCGTCGGGCGAGATTGAACCGGGGCTGGGCCAATGGTGGACCGAGTTCCAGCAAGAAGACGAACGTGGCCAAGAACGGATGCTGTCACAATTAAGCAGCGATGCGCCCAAAAAGCGTCGGCGTCGCCGCAAACCGGTCAAACGCCCCGCCCAGTAA